From Oncorhynchus masou masou isolate Uvic2021 chromosome 7, UVic_Omas_1.1, whole genome shotgun sequence, one genomic window encodes:
- the LOC135542892 gene encoding uncharacterized protein LOC135542892, which translates to MTIVMFGGKPKNTIPKVKNEGGSIMFCVMLDVLIIGGGPQALTLATLLSCPDQALSPPPPNTDILQGIQLSQGRAKTSRSKSRRGGASREDNYTAAQCFYFTPFCWRCCLVDRCVISPRTADSRAEEQAAPDPESVSSCPPLAFRVVDSYGAWTSLWESQFRALNIPHLRSHTLVHTDPLNKRALQEFVLEEDRTAELHCLPDHTFILDENAFFNDMRLGKKDRRRLSSSRGLQKSLYFSLPGTRLSVDFFMQQVDKYGLDSVLTKGTVDRLTPVMSEGIVTSFRVFLQNGDVLEARRVVMATGPTRAQMANIPFWVSSIAESYPEERLQHTVQLMHHHSRSTRQQEPRTGPYVVCEPGQRVVVVGGGLTSAHVISIALQQGASHVTWVMRKHLQLKQFDVGDVESLVGRYSHVEHGIKMDGLAYLRQFYNESSVHKKLAMIRQARKGGAVTPEAYAALQPYIQTGQLSVRAYCQVTEAKWCYESQVWRLSLCGQNGCETWTGDRIWLATGCKLDVNQDPMLSSVIKEFPIQVLDGWPCISESLQWAPGCPLYLMGQYTALQVGPHALNLAGGQAASARIAKDIIFQHRRSGYGGTGSQTTVETAHTEEYIQQMHGLMWL; encoded by the exons atgaccatcgttatgtttggaggaaagccgaagaacaccatcccaaaagtGAAgaacgagggtggcagcatcatgtt CTGTGTGATGTTGGACGTCCTAATAATAGGTGGAGGACCCCAGGCCCTGACCCTGGCCACCCTGCTGTCCTGTCCAGACCAGGCCCTGTCCCCACCTCCCCCCAACACAGACATCCTCCAGGGGATCCAGCTCAGCCAGGGCAGGGCCAAGACCAGCCGCTctaagagcaggagaggaggagcttCCCGTGAGGACAACTACACTGCAGCTCAATGTTTTTAC TTCACACCATTCTGCTGGCGATGCTGTCTGGTTGACAGGTGTGTAATATCTCCCAGGACAGCAGACAGCCGAGCCGAGGAGCAGGCCGCTCCAGACCCAGAGTCAGTTTCATCCTGCCCTCCGCTGGCCTTCAGAGTGGTGGACTCATACGGAGCATGGACCTCGCTGTGGGAGAGCCAGTTCAGAGCACTCAACATCCCTCACCTTCGCTCACACACCCTGGTGCACACAGACCCACTCAATAAG AGGGCTTTGCAGGAGTTTGTTCTGGAGGAGGATCGGACAGCGGAGCTCCACTGCCTCCCTGACCACACCTTCATTCTGGATGAGAACGCCTTCTTCAACGACATGCGTTTGGGCAAGAAGgacaggaggagactgagcagcagcagagGCCTACAGAAGAGCCTGTACTTTAGCCTGCCAGGCACCAGGCTCAGTGTGGACTTCTTCATGCAGCAG GTGGACAAATATGGCCTGGACAGTGTTCTGACAAAGGGCACAGTGGACAGACTGACCCCTGTCATGTCCGAAGGAATTGTGACATCATTCAGGGTATTCCTTCAGAACGGGGACGTCCTCGAGGCTAGGCGCGTAGTCATGGCGACCGGTCCGACCCGTGCCCAGATGGCCAACATTCCTTTCTGGGTGTCGTCCATAGCGGAGAGCTACCCTGAGGAACGCCTGCAGCACACCGTGCAGCTCATGCACCACCACTCACGGTCAACACGGCAACAGGAACCAAGAA CAGGTCCCTATGTGGTGTGTGAGCCTGGccagagggtggtggtggttggtggaggCCTGACCAGCGCTCACGTCATCTCCATCGCTCTGCAGCAAGGAGCCAGTCATGTGACCTGGGTGATGCGCAAACACTTACAG CTGAAGCAGTTTGACGTGGGTGACGTGGAAAGCTTGGTGGGGCGGTACTCCCATGTGGAGCATGGCATCAAGATGGATGGCCTGGCCTACCTGCGCCAGTTCTACAACGAGAGCAGCGTCCATAAGAAACTGGCCATGATCAGACAGGCCAGGAAGGGAGGAGCAGTTACACCTGAGGCCTATGCAGCCCTGCAGCCCTACATCCAGACTGGACAGCTGTCTGTCCGAGCATACTGCCAG GTGACTGAAGCTAAGTGGTGCTATGAAAGCCAGGTGTGGAGACTGTCACTGTGTGGACAGAATGGCTGTGAGACTTGGACTGGGGACAGGATATGGCtggctacaggatgcaaactggACGTCAACCAAGACCCTATGCTCTCTTCTGTCATCAAGGAATTCCCTATTCAG gtcctggatggctggccTTGTATATCTGAGAGCTTGCAGTGGGCTCCAGGATGTCCTCTGTACCTGATGGGACAGTACACAGCACTTCAG GTTGGTCCGCACGCGCTGAATCTGGCAGGAGGACAGGCTGCAAGCGCGCGCATCGCGAAGGACATAATATTCCAGCACCGCCGGAGTGGTTACGGAGGGACAGGGTCACAAACCACCGTGGAGACAGCACACACCGAAGAATACATTCAGCAGATGCACGGGCTGATGTGGTTATGA